A window of the Chloroflexus sp. Y-396-1 genome harbors these coding sequences:
- the cas1c gene encoding type I-C CRISPR-associated endonuclease Cas1c → MKRLNNTLYVTTPDAYLALDGETIFIRKDKNTSTHLPLHNLENIVCFNYHGVSPALMRACVERNIGLTFLDANGRFQARVSGKTRGNVLLRKKQYRISEDRELRASIAIAFVQGKVYNCRKVLERALRDHPLLIDVEAVRNASASLKEALTSISNCNSVEALLAVEGNAASVYFGVFDHLILHQKDEFRFEQRSRRPPRNNMNALLSFLYTLLTNEAVSALETVGLDPYVGFLHSDRPGRPSLALDLIEELRPIFADRLALSLVNRKQITAKGFTAKESGGVIMDEDTRKLVINAWQERKKQDIVHPFLKERIPFGLIPHVQAMLLARHLRGDLDAYPPFFWN, encoded by the coding sequence GTGAAACGACTAAATAATACGCTTTATGTTACTACACCCGATGCCTATCTCGCACTCGATGGGGAAACCATCTTTATCAGAAAAGACAAAAATACATCGACCCATTTACCTCTCCACAACCTGGAAAACATTGTTTGTTTCAACTATCATGGGGTCAGTCCAGCCTTAATGCGCGCCTGTGTTGAACGCAACATAGGGTTAACATTTCTTGATGCCAACGGACGCTTTCAAGCACGGGTCAGCGGTAAGACACGTGGCAACGTGCTGTTGCGCAAAAAACAATACCGCATCTCAGAAGATCGTGAATTGCGCGCATCGATTGCCATTGCATTCGTGCAGGGAAAAGTTTATAACTGTCGCAAAGTGCTTGAACGTGCGCTACGCGATCATCCGCTTTTGATCGACGTCGAAGCCGTCAGGAATGCATCGGCGTCACTCAAGGAAGCGCTCACGTCCATTTCCAACTGCAACAGCGTAGAAGCGCTGCTAGCGGTTGAAGGTAACGCTGCCAGCGTTTATTTTGGCGTCTTCGACCACCTCATCTTGCATCAAAAAGATGAGTTTCGCTTTGAGCAGCGATCACGCCGACCGCCGCGCAACAATATGAATGCGCTTCTCTCGTTCCTGTACACGCTGCTGACGAACGAAGCGGTCTCGGCGTTAGAAACAGTCGGTCTCGACCCATACGTCGGCTTTTTGCACTCTGATCGACCAGGTCGGCCATCGCTAGCTCTTGATCTGATCGAAGAGTTACGGCCAATTTTTGCCGACAGATTAGCCTTATCCCTTGTGAATCGTAAGCAAATAACAGCAAAAGGATTTACTGCGAAAGAGAGTGGAGGAGTAATTATGGATGAAGATACTCGCAAGCTCGTCATCAATGCATGGCAGGAACGGAAGAAGCAAGACATCGTGCATCCATTCTTAAAGGAAAGAATCCCGTTCGGTCTTATCCCGCATGTACAGGCAATGCTACTGGCACGGCATTTGCGAGGTGATCTGGATGCGTATCCGCCATTTTTCTGGAACTGA
- the cas2 gene encoding CRISPR-associated endonuclease Cas2, with protein sequence MLVLITYDVNTETEMGKRRLQKVARICQNYGQRVQKSVFECIIDVAQLRQLQAQLERIIDTETDSIRYYYLGKEWRHRVQHIGANTALDIEGTIIM encoded by the coding sequence ATGCTAGTACTCATTACATACGATGTAAACACAGAAACAGAGATGGGCAAACGACGCCTACAAAAAGTTGCCAGGATATGTCAGAATTACGGGCAACGAGTGCAGAAGTCTGTATTTGAGTGTATCATTGATGTAGCACAACTCCGGCAATTACAAGCACAACTAGAACGCATCATTGACACTGAAACAGACAGCATTCGTTACTACTACCTTGGGAAAGAATGGCGACATCGGGTACAACACATTGGCGCCAATACTGCTCTTGATATAGAGGGGACAATCATCATGTAA